A stretch of Candidatus Vicinibacter affinis DNA encodes these proteins:
- a CDS encoding AtpZ/AtpI family protein codes for MRPDKSRVNAYLKYSGLAFQLFGTMAIGAIIGRWIDQKMSTEKPYFTLLSVTIFFIAAMVWVYVDLQKTRSE; via the coding sequence ATGCGCCCCGATAAAAGCAGGGTAAACGCTTACCTTAAATATTCTGGTTTGGCCTTCCAATTATTTGGAACAATGGCCATAGGTGCAATAATTGGTAGATGGATTGATCAAAAGATGAGTACGGAAAAACCTTATTTTACATTGCTATCTGTTACCATTTTCTTTATTGCAGCAATGGTGTGGGTCTATGTGGACCTTCAAAAGACAAGATCAGAATGA
- a CDS encoding polymer-forming cytoskeletal protein, with translation MFGNKNTQVKEPIKGSPGTPTQGALNSLVMGTVIEGTINADNDIRIDGLLKGVLICKGKVIIGPKGQIEGEIKAQNAVIEGQFKGSLIIEDLLQIKETAHVEGEINTDKLSVSPGAKFNVVSKMASQFTGRNTPPPVRSEDNLK, from the coding sequence ATGTTTGGAAACAAGAATACACAAGTAAAAGAGCCAATTAAGGGTTCTCCTGGCACACCAACACAGGGTGCGCTCAACAGCCTCGTTATGGGAACCGTAATCGAAGGCACCATAAATGCAGACAATGATATTAGGATTGACGGACTCTTGAAAGGGGTGTTAATTTGTAAGGGCAAGGTGATTATTGGTCCAAAGGGTCAAATTGAAGGTGAGATAAAAGCTCAAAATGCAGTGATTGAAGGCCAATTTAAAGGCAGTTTAATCATTGAGGATCTCTTACAAATCAAAGAAACTGCACATGTGGAAGGAGAAATCAATACGGATAAACTGTCTGTTAGTCCAGGTGCTAAATTCAATGTTGTCAGTAAAATGGCTTCACAGTTTACGGGGAGAAATACACCCCCTCCTGTGCGGTCTGAAGATAATTTGAAGTAA